The Nitrososphaerales archaeon genome includes a window with the following:
- a CDS encoding ATP-dependent DNA helicase, translating into MDVDAFFAYDSFRPGQRELALWVYKRCLDGGVTLAEAMSGFGKTAAVLCGTVAAAEETGCRVVYACRTKRQIHRVVEELSRLQKKRPLRAASLSSKFDYCLLKKRASRSVPQEAFGWYCGFNVSNNLCSYFLNVALLGAELDRAVESVANSIPPHPELLRRSESIHVCPYELVRLAAAEAEVVVVPYQYVLDPRSKPVLFDKNAIEPSDSILVVDEAHNIRDFMRGIHSAKITLAEMEAAINEAEALLMDEAASSLRILKQEVEATMGRAAGWYIDRGSLLRRIAEERGGVWLQNLTFALNSCSTAAWRSITYEARLPSAVLKVGDFLLTLTSSESGVLAKWDSTLGLIEPNPVKLLPDFLGGFRSSVLVSATVNPSSVFLRSLGLDSSSPEVYETQAESFVTVLTLIDTGVTTRYRLRGPQMFSKIAAKITSVIEVVENGACVFVPSYALLDPIAELASKRLPERHTVKEFRGMSNQDAADAVDSLASQKGSVLFAVQGGRFSEGEDFRGDLIDAVFVVGLSLPPPSPMLYAEYACLREAGEPDSFLMLSRLPALRKAFQAAGRHIRDPGKRGLVVLLDDRFDAKVVRELMPSWLRSDVRSGDFAPQEVQAIVRDFWRSGRRT; encoded by the coding sequence TTGGACGTAGACGCGTTCTTCGCCTACGACTCGTTCCGCCCCGGTCAAAGGGAGCTTGCGTTGTGGGTCTACAAGCGGTGCCTGGACGGCGGCGTCACCCTCGCCGAGGCGATGAGCGGCTTCGGCAAGACCGCGGCCGTGCTCTGCGGCACCGTGGCGGCGGCTGAGGAGACAGGCTGCAGGGTCGTCTACGCGTGCAGGACCAAGCGCCAGATCCACAGGGTGGTGGAGGAGCTGTCCCGCCTCCAGAAGAAGCGCCCCCTCCGAGCGGCTTCGCTGTCCTCCAAGTTCGACTACTGCCTCCTGAAGAAGAGGGCATCGCGCTCGGTTCCCCAGGAGGCGTTCGGATGGTACTGCGGTTTCAACGTGAGCAACAACCTCTGCTCCTACTTCCTCAACGTCGCTCTGCTCGGTGCCGAGCTCGACCGGGCCGTGGAGAGCGTGGCGAACAGCATCCCGCCACACCCCGAGCTGCTGCGCAGGTCCGAGTCTATCCACGTCTGTCCCTATGAGCTGGTGAGGCTGGCCGCCGCGGAGGCGGAGGTCGTGGTGGTGCCATACCAGTACGTCCTGGACCCCCGCTCCAAACCCGTCTTGTTCGACAAGAACGCTATCGAGCCCTCTGACTCGATACTCGTAGTCGACGAGGCGCACAACATCAGGGACTTCATGAGGGGGATACACTCGGCCAAGATCACGCTGGCCGAGATGGAGGCTGCCATCAACGAAGCCGAGGCCCTGCTGATGGACGAGGCCGCCTCTTCGCTGCGGATTCTCAAGCAGGAGGTCGAGGCTACGATGGGAAGGGCTGCTGGATGGTACATCGACAGGGGTTCCCTCCTCAGAAGGATAGCCGAGGAGCGGGGCGGAGTCTGGCTGCAGAACCTGACATTCGCTCTGAACTCTTGCTCAACGGCGGCATGGAGGTCCATTACCTACGAGGCGAGACTGCCTTCCGCGGTCCTGAAGGTGGGCGACTTCCTCCTGACGCTCACTTCGTCAGAGAGCGGCGTACTCGCCAAGTGGGACAGCACGCTCGGGCTGATTGAGCCGAACCCGGTGAAGCTGCTCCCAGACTTCCTAGGAGGGTTCAGGAGCTCTGTGCTCGTGTCAGCGACTGTCAACCCCTCCTCCGTGTTCCTCCGCTCTCTGGGCCTTGACTCGAGTAGTCCCGAGGTCTACGAGACGCAGGCGGAGTCGTTCGTGACAGTGCTGACTCTAATCGACACAGGAGTCACCACGCGATACAGGCTCCGCGGCCCCCAGATGTTCTCCAAGATAGCCGCCAAAATCACCTCCGTCATCGAGGTGGTGGAGAACGGGGCCTGCGTGTTCGTACCTTCCTACGCGCTCCTGGACCCGATAGCCGAGTTGGCGTCGAAGAGGTTGCCGGAGAGGCACACGGTCAAGGAGTTCAGGGGAATGTCGAACCAGGACGCAGCCGACGCGGTAGACTCGCTGGCTTCGCAGAAGGGCTCGGTCCTATTCGCAGTCCAGGGCGGGCGCTTCTCGGAGGGCGAGGACTTCAGGGGAGACCTGATAGACGCGGTCTTCGTCGTCGGGCTCTCGCTCCCTCCTCCCTCCCCGATGCTCTACGCCGAATACGCCTGCCTGAGGGAGGCAGGGGAACCCGACTCATTCCTGATGCTCTCCAGGTTGCCTGCCCTGAGAAAGGCCTTCCAGGCCGCAGGCCGCCACATCAGGGACCCTGGCAAACGCGGCCTCGTCGTCCTTCTCGACGACCGCTTCGACGCGAAGGTTGTCAGAGAGCTGATGCCTTCATGGCTGCGCAGCGACGTCAGGAGCGGCGACTTCGCGCCCCAGGAGGTCCAAGCAATCGTCAGGGACTTCTGGAGGTCCGGTCGTCGTACCTGA